From the genome of Vicia villosa cultivar HV-30 ecotype Madison, WI linkage group LG2, Vvil1.0, whole genome shotgun sequence, one region includes:
- the LOC131649541 gene encoding uncharacterized protein LOC131649541, with translation MGGEKGAAHRSGSFWWRDLLNITHNSFDDPIGECSRFSVNNGFNTSFWHAKWIGDFSLRILFPDMYEVSNLKHVSVAAMGGWSDGGWSWGDFGLAGSDFTDGVEELRDLVGGAEGMSEGRDDVEWHYKDDMDFSVASCYSFLMKSHIPFGPPNKDDEAFGILWKLEVPFKIKAFGWRLFLNRLPTKDLLLLRGIPLPLDNIFCSFCSNDIEKCRHTFFICDVVKKIWNEIASWVGLGNRMEDECLSSFMEWHSFFKLKKVKRCKLGVVWLAITWCLWIVRNDVCFRNDGWSVNNIVWNIKFTACRWSFCGNITDTNCNFYDFCKDPLCFLS, from the coding sequence ATGGGTGGAGAAAAAGGGGCGGCCCACCGTAGTGGTTCTTTTTGGTGGAGAGATCTCTTAAATATTACTCATAATTCTTTTGATGATCCTATTGGTGAATGTAGTAGGTTTTCCGTTAACAATGGTTTCAATACTTCTTTTTGGCATGCAAAGTGGATTGGAGATTTTTCTTTGAGAATTCTCTTTCCGGATATGTATGAGGTTTCCAACTTGAAGCACGTTTCCGTGGCGGCAATGGGGGGTTGGAGCGATGGAGGGTGGTCTTGGGGGGATTTTGGTCTAGCGGGGAGTGATTTCACGGATGGCGTGGAGGAGTTGAGAGATTTGGTGGGCGGGGCGGAAGGGATGAGTGAGGGGAGGGATGATGTGGAGTGGCACTACAAGGATGATATGGACTTTTCGGTGGCTTCTTGCTATTCTTTCCTTATGAAGAGTCACATTCCTTTCGGCCCTCCTAATAAAGACGATGAAGCTTTCGGTATTTTGTGGAAATTGGAAGTGCCTTTCAAAATTAAAGCTTTCGGATGGAGACTTTTCCTTAATCGGCTTCCTACAAAGGATTTGTTATTGCTTAGAGGTATTCCGCTTCCTTTAGATAACATTTTTTGTTCCTTTTGTAGTAATGACATAGAAAAGTGTAGGCATACTTTTTTTATTTGCGACGTAGtcaaaaagatttggaatgagattGCTTCTTGGGTTGGTTTGGGAAATAGGATGGAAGATGAGTGTTTATCGAGTTTTATGGAGTGGCACTCTTTCTTTAAACTCAAGAAAGTCAAGAGGTGTAAATTGGGTGTGGTTTGGTTGGCGATTACTTGGTGCCTTTGGATAGTTAGAAATGATGTGTGTTTCCGGAATGATGGTTGGAGCGTTAACAACATTGTTTGGAACATTAAATTTACGGCGTGTAGATGGTCTTTTTGTGGGAATATTACCGataccaattgtaatttttacgatTTTTGTAAGGATCCTTTATGCTTCCTTTCGTAA